In Hugenholtzia roseola DSM 9546, the genomic stretch GTTGTAATTTGGCTTCTAAGGCTTCTGCAAGTGAGGCAAGTGAATGGAAAGGCGTTTGCATTTTTTATGATAATTTTATTATTTTAAACTTTTATTGATGATTTTTTATTTGTGATTTTTGTTGATTAGGCTCTATTTTCAAGGTGCGCCAAAGTAGCCTTTTTCCCCTCTGCCATCAGTGCCAATTTCTGCGCCTTGCTGATATTAAAATCCAAGTCGCGAATACCTAAAACCTCAATAAAGACCGTCCTTTTGAGGTCGTCGGGGCTATGTATAAGTTGCTGATACTGTGCCTGAAAGAGGGTATTGAAAAGGGCTTTAAGGTAGGAAGGTATGCCCTTGATGCGGTTGTCAGGGACTTTTTTATTAAAATAGAAACCCAATGTTTCATCTTTTGGGCTGCGCGAAAGGTGCAGTTTCAAAACTTCCCTATCAAAAATCTGAATGGCGTAGTTGAGCAAAGCTCCACCATCTACAAAATAGTCGCCTTTGTAGGTTTGGGCTGCAAAAAAGAAAAGCACTGACATAGAAATACGCACAGCCTTTGCCACTTCCATGTCGGGCGTGGTTTTGTAAGAAAAGATGTCAAAACGGTTTTTACTTACATTTGTACCAATTAAGTACAAATCCAACATGCCAGCTTCGTAAAAATCTTGGAAAGTAGCCTTTGGGTTGTCTAATTTGTCGGCAATAAGTTTTTCAAAAAAGTGTAGGAGTTTGTCGCCTTTATACCAGCCAAACTGCGTAAAAATCCTGAAAATACCCGTTGTGCCGCCGTCGGTGAGCTTGCGCATATCCAAATCGAGCAAAATTTGCTTACATTCGGCAGCGGTGTAGCCCAAAGAAAGAATCAGTGCCGCAATCGCTCCCGTAGAAGTACCTGCAATTTTTTCAATGCGCGGCATCAAACCCTGCTCCTCTAAGGCTTCATAAACGCCCTGATAAGCCGCACCCAAGACTCCGCCGCCCTCGAAGACCAGATTTTTAATGGGAGTGTTCATTTCAAAAAAGTTGATTTATTTTTCAACGATTAGTGCTTAGGCGCACAAGATAAAAAATATCTTTGCTATTTCAAAAACAAAGGTAGCTATCACAAAGCAGGCTACTCCTGTCGTATGTCTTTTTGATACAACCTCAACAAGTCAAAGAAATAAGGATAAACAGTGTATTGTTTGTTTCGTACAAATTGCACTGACAAAGTTTGCAGTAAATCATCAATTTTGAAGTTAGCAGGCTTCTGGTAATAATGTAGTCTGCGAATTTTTATGCTTTTGTCCATTGACATTCCCATACTTTTTTCGCCAACAGTATAAATGTTTTCCGTTTCCGAAAAATAAATGCCTTCTAAGGCGGTTTTACTTTCTATTATTCTTTGGCTTTCAGTTTTCTGTGTTGCGGACGTGTCAAACAAAACTCTTTCTTCGGTTTCTTCAATAGCTAATACTAAGTCTTTTGCAAACACAAAATGAGTTTGTTTTAGATTTTCTTCGTGTTTGTCTTTGGTTTCGCCATTTTTTTGGTAGGTCTTGTTTTGTCCGTTTTCATTTCGAGTGTAGTTGCGGTCTGCAAACTGCTTTTCAAATTGAAACCAATCAATTCCCCAATTTTTTAAAAATTCATTGCGTTTTTGTTTTTCGCTTGGATTATCCAAATTTAAAAACTGCAAAACATAGTGATTATCAACATACATAAATGTATTTTGATACATATAAGCAAAACTAACCAATGATGTATTTTTAGATGTTTCAAAACTATATACCAAAGGCAAAGAATTTCTCCTACCTTTGTCAAAAGTTCCATTTATTGGTAATTTATCAACAATATATTTTTTCAATAAAAGTTCATTCAAACAAACATCTAAACGGTACTTGTAGTCCTCAAACTTAAAAATGTCATACTCAAAATAAACATCTGCCGAATTAAAATCATCTGCCTTATTCAAATTGATATTGAGTGTTTGCATTGGAATTTTACTCGCAAACGCTTGATAAATTTCTCGTTTATGGTCATCATAACCTAACAAGAAACCGTCTTCTTCAAAGAGTTGTTTTTCAACGTCTTGCAAAACCAAAATAGGCTTTGTACTACTCTCCAAATCTTCTCTTTTGATTTCTGAAAAGCTAATTTCGTACAAATTCCCAAA encodes the following:
- a CDS encoding patatin-like phospholipase family protein codes for the protein MNTPIKNLVFEGGGVLGAAYQGVYEALEEQGLMPRIEKIAGTSTGAIAALILSLGYTAAECKQILLDLDMRKLTDGGTTGIFRIFTQFGWYKGDKLLHFFEKLIADKLDNPKATFQDFYEAGMLDLYLIGTNVSKNRFDIFSYKTTPDMEVAKAVRISMSVLFFFAAQTYKGDYFVDGGALLNYAIQIFDREVLKLHLSRSPKDETLGFYFNKKVPDNRIKGIPSYLKALFNTLFQAQYQQLIHSPDDLKRTVFIEVLGIRDLDFNISKAQKLALMAEGKKATLAHLENRA